Proteins encoded by one window of Nitrospiria bacterium:
- a CDS encoding PhoH family protein, whose product MEKSSSARIRLPAGIETQALFGHYDDHLKRIEEALHVRLTARGDEITIQGSAEAVKGSERLLLGLVGIMNEGFVLRPQDVQYAIQAFHEDPAVSIKGLFLDAIPIATKKRMVVPRSGTQRSYVDAVGKYDLVIAIGPAGTGKTYLAMAMAVSALTKRQVSRIILARPAVEAGEKLGFLPGDMYAKINPYLRPLYDALYDMMDVERANRYVERGEIEIAPLAYMRGRTLNDSFIILDEAQNATSEQMKMFVTRLGFNSKAVVTGDITQVDLPTERTSGLIEIQEILSDTPGIRFVYFTEQDVVRHRLVQEIIRAYDRYEGKGGRGKRK is encoded by the coding sequence TTGGAAAAATCAAGCAGTGCTCGCATTCGATTGCCAGCCGGAATTGAAACCCAGGCCCTGTTCGGGCATTACGATGACCACCTGAAGCGGATTGAGGAAGCCCTGCATGTCCGCTTAACCGCCCGTGGAGATGAAATCACCATCCAGGGATCGGCCGAGGCCGTCAAGGGATCCGAGCGATTATTGCTCGGCCTGGTCGGCATCATGAATGAGGGGTTCGTCCTCCGGCCGCAGGACGTGCAATATGCGATCCAAGCCTTCCACGAGGACCCGGCCGTCTCCATCAAGGGCCTTTTTCTGGATGCGATACCGATCGCGACAAAAAAACGGATGGTGGTGCCGAGATCCGGGACGCAGCGCAGCTATGTCGATGCGGTCGGGAAATACGATCTGGTGATCGCCATCGGCCCGGCCGGAACGGGGAAAACGTATCTGGCCATGGCCATGGCCGTTTCGGCCTTGACCAAACGCCAGGTCAGCCGGATCATCCTGGCCCGACCGGCGGTCGAGGCGGGAGAAAAGCTGGGATTTCTGCCCGGGGACATGTATGCCAAAATCAATCCGTATCTTCGACCCTTGTATGACGCGCTGTATGATATGATGGATGTCGAACGGGCCAATCGGTATGTGGAGCGAGGGGAGATCGAAATCGCGCCGCTGGCCTACATGCGCGGCCGGACGCTGAACGATTCCTTCATCATTCTTGACGAGGCGCAGAACGCGACATCCGAACAGATGAAGATGTTTGTGACGCGTCTCGGATTTAATTCTAAGGCCGTGGTGACCGGCGACATCACGCAGGTGGACCTTCCCACCGAACGAACATCCGGTCTGATCGAGATCCAGGAGATCCTGTCCGACACGCCGGGAATCCGGTTTGTCTATTTCACCGAGCAGGACGTTGTCCGGCATCGTCTGGTTCAGGAAATCATCCGGGCTTACGACCGGTACGAGGGCAAGGGTGGAAGAGGAAAA
- a CDS encoding prepilin-type N-terminal cleavage/methylation domain-containing protein has translation MVGYGEDSSPKSIKGRGKHPNGFTLLELMVVGAILGILVGIAVPIYISYLKRARQVEAPVALNEVKRLETMYFAFSGGYGTLNEIGYHSSDLRYYTVTLERIPPSNGDPPGYKATATGNIDSDSDEDVWTIVPDGTLEHVQVD, from the coding sequence ATGGTGGGCTACGGGGAAGACTCGAGTCCAAAAAGCATAAAAGGAAGGGGCAAACACCCGAATGGGTTTACCCTCCTTGAACTCATGGTTGTGGGCGCGATCTTGGGAATCCTGGTGGGAATTGCGGTCCCCATTTATATTTCATATCTCAAAAGAGCCCGTCAGGTGGAGGCTCCGGTGGCGCTCAACGAAGTCAAACGATTGGAAACGATGTATTTCGCTTTCAGCGGCGGCTATGGAACCTTGAACGAAATCGGATACCACAGCTCCGACCTTCGCTACTATACGGTAACGCTTGAGCGCATCCCCCCGTCCAACGGAGACCCCCCCGGCTATAAAGCGACGGCCACCGGCAATATTGATTCGGATTCCGATGAGGACGTCTGGACCATTGTACCGGACGGAACACTCGAACATGTTCAGGTTGATTGA
- a CDS encoding methyl-accepting chemotaxis protein: MKIRKRFYVHSIQRKYAFLTCLLLLAYTVVLAGALFIPPALKLGSGLPLEEQALAATQFIALSDRLWPAILLSVPAFMLLTIWITHRLGGPIYRLEQSLKLIASGDLGMEVRFRAGDDLKELAVLVNQIVRQKEDALRTVQAVHQRLLQTLGGVRSKSFNSEQLSQVLEQIDIQVEDIETLLKRYKLNPPESNPIPSKGVPQRHP; this comes from the coding sequence ATGAAGATCCGAAAGCGCTTTTACGTCCACAGCATCCAGCGGAAGTATGCGTTTTTGACATGCCTGTTGCTGCTGGCTTACACCGTTGTCCTGGCCGGGGCGCTTTTTATTCCACCCGCCTTGAAATTGGGTTCGGGGTTGCCGCTTGAGGAACAGGCGCTTGCGGCCACTCAATTCATCGCCTTGAGTGACCGGCTCTGGCCCGCGATACTGCTCAGCGTCCCGGCCTTCATGTTATTGACCATCTGGATCACCCACCGTCTGGGAGGGCCAATTTATCGCCTTGAACAATCGCTCAAGCTGATCGCATCGGGAGACCTGGGTATGGAGGTCCGTTTTCGGGCGGGCGATGATCTTAAAGAACTGGCCGTGTTGGTGAACCAGATCGTTCGTCAGAAGGAAGACGCGCTTCGCACGGTTCAAGCCGTTCATCAACGTCTGCTGCAAACCCTTGGAGGGGTTCGGAGCAAGAGTTTCAACTCCGAACAGCTCAGCCAGGTTCTGGAACAGATCGACATTCAGGTCGAAGATATCGAGACCCTTCTCAAGCGGTATAAACTCAACCCTCCGGAGTCAAATCCGATTCCTTCCAAAGGGGTTCCCCAGAGACATCCCTGA